The Rhinolophus sinicus isolate RSC01 linkage group LG15, ASM3656204v1, whole genome shotgun sequence region AATTTGGTGTCAATATCCAAAAACCCTTCCAAGACTTTAATACTGCTTAAAATCTTGGATGTTAGCTCCCCAGTGGGTGACCCCAGGTCCTCCTCTTTCCCATCAATAGCTACTTCATACAGTTTTGAAGCTGCTGAGATCCACTTCTGATAAGTGGGAAGTTCAAAATGGGAAGGCTGTGGGTTCCTGCCCACACTGTCATCAAAACCTTTCTTGCTTAGGACTAGCTCCACATGCTGCCATAGGAATTCCCGAAGAGTGAAATCCACTAGCTGCCCTGAAGAACTGGAACTGCTGCTGTCAACATGGAAAGAAAGTTGTTGTCGGTTGTGTTGCCTCATCACCTGGTATCGCCTGGGCCCAGAAAGGGGTGCAGGTACCAGCAAAGATTCCGGGTCCTTGACAGTACAATGACTCCTAAGTTGGTCCAGCAACATGCCTACTGGGTCCTCCTCCTGACTTCCTGGAACTATGTACACAAAAGCTTGGTTGGCAGGCACAGTAAAGAGGCAGTTAATACTCTGATTAGTCAAGACACGACTCTTCCGGAAAATTCTATAGATCTGGTCCTCCAGGGCATGCTGCAGTCTCCTTTTGGGAGAATGTTTCTTGGGCTTGTCTGGATGAGCTGGGTCTTGGTTCCGAGGGGGTTCCACTTTGAGGGCTCCATTGAGTTGAAATAGGAAAAGGAGTCTAGGTGGGCAAGGTCGGCAGTTTAGTTTCCAGTCTTTGCCAACTGGACAATCCTTAATGGCTGTCTTGAGAAGAGGCAGTACTTTCTGTCTCAGTCCATCCAAGGCTCTGAACACTCGATCGTAAGTGATGTCAAAGGAACAAGTGGGATGGACCAGAAGCAGGATGTGACAGACGGAGAAAAGGTAAAGCAGACTGAGGCACTGCAGCTTCTCCTGATGCTTCCAGAACTCGTGCGTTTCTGCATGAGGTAAGGAGAGGCCGCCTCCAGCTTCCCCGCTCTGAAGGGCTCGACAAGCCCGCAGAAGCTGGTAATTGTCACAGATGGAAGTGAGAAGAAGATACAGAACCTTGCTTTCCTGATTGTAATAGGCCTGCAGAAGGCTGTAGTCCTGGGAACCTGGCTCAGTTTGGTTACCTTCCGCGGCAGCTACACCTCCCGGAACTGGATCCGCGGCctcggccccggccccggccccgggcgcgggcgcgggcgcggCCGCGgtcccggccccggccccggccccagCCCCGGCCCCAGCGTCTCCGGCTCCACCAGCCTCCCCGACAGTGCCTGCCTCGGTCCTGATTCCAGGCTCTGGGTCCCCCGGATCTTGGTGGTGAAAGAGGGGAAAGACCTGTCGGTCGCACACCGTGTTCACAAGTGAGAACTTCTCGGAATTCAGTCGCAGAGCCGTCTTGCCGAAGATTCCCACCACGCAAATCTCATCCTCTCGCCAAGGAGGCTCCGGTCCGCCAGGCGCGCTCCCTCCGCCCTCAGTAGGAGACCCCTCGGGACTTTCAGGGCTGGTCCAGGCTGAAGCTCCCATTAGAAGCTCTCGCAAGCTGACAGGACCCGCCATGGTGCAGCGACTTCTCTAGAATGCTTCCGGTCCTCCCTGTAAAACCAACCGGCTTTCGTTCAGTTTTGAAATCCCTCCTCTGCTTCTTCAGTTCCTGCTGTCCTCTCACTTTAGGTTCCGCCTTCCACACCTCCTCTCCTCCTATGTACTTAGTAGTTTTCGCCGCTTTTCCATAGTCCTACAAGACAGCCGgtttaaaattttcctcatttCGGAAGACTGTAATAATCGAGGTATCAGAAAGACAATCGGAAGCATTTCAAGGAATACAAAAACACTGCAAAAGAAAAGTGGCAAGTGACcgacaaaagaagaaaagtagttCAGTGTAAGCTCCAGAACCTCGCTACACAAGGCGTAGTCTGCATTTCTAAGAGGaagtttgttagaaatgtagaatCTCTGGCCACAACCCACCCTACTGAATCAGAACATGCATGTTGTTTAATTCCTAGTGATTTGTCTGATTGAAATCCTAACTTCCTAGGGTGGTCTTGGGTGTCTGGGTGCCCCAATGCTGGTACCATGTACTGGCTCCACGTCTCAATAACGTGTGATCTTAAACAAGTCCCTTAACTTCTCCaggtttcatttcctttcattgtCTAAATGGTGATTAgggaacatttgagatcttgctctctGGCCTGCGTCATCAATGTGGTTCAAATTAACtcctataaaaaaattaaatagggattaaaaaaaacaaacaaacgaaaaacttGCCTTTATCTATCCCACAGGGTACTTTTGAAGACTAAATGATGTAGATActatgaaagtgctttgtaaattgcTGTAGAAATGGCAAGATCCTTAACACATCGAGGGCATCACTCACTTATCACATGCCCAGCCCTATGCTCCCTTAGTAATAACTGGCTAGCACCCAGTAGGTGGTGTGTGTTTgcgttcaataaataaattacaaaatgaataaaaacaaaaaatatttaaaatcttagcGATTTGTACACACTGTACAGTTTGAGAAACGCCGCTCTAGAAATAGCCTGCAAAGTGaacaaatttcctttttctatccTATTCGTAAAGAAATATAATTCACTCACTTCAGTGGAAAAGAAAGCCAGTGATTTGGAAAGTTCTATGGAgtacaagctttaaaaaaatttctcaagCTCAGAAGATTATATAccaaaaaatacaccaaaatgtttaaaacatgttGGAATTTGTTTAACTGTTTCTCTTTactctcctttttttgtttgtttgttttttaataatagactttacttttaaaagtagttttaggttcatagcaaaattaagCACAAAGTACAGATAGTTCCTGTATACTCTGCCCCAACGCTGGCACAACATCTCCCAGTATTATTAATACCCCCTCCAGTGGTACACTTGTTATAATCTGTGAACCTACATGGATACATTATTATCACCCCCAAAttcacagtttacattagggtttattcttaatgttgtacattctatggatttacATTCTATGGACATACAGGTTTAAAATAGTCTTACTGCTCTAAAATtactctgtgctctgcctattcattctttccttccccctaagctctggcaaccattgatcttttaaATGGCTCCTTcgttttgctttttccaaaatgccatatagttggaattataaaatacatagtcttttcagattggcttctttcacttagcaatatgcctttaaggttcctccatgtcttttcatgatttgata contains the following coding sequences:
- the SMG8 gene encoding nonsense-mediated mRNA decay factor SMG8 isoform X1, whose protein sequence is MAGPVSLRELLMGASAWTSPESPEGSPTEGGGSAPGGPEPPWREDEICVVGIFGKTALRLNSEKFSLVNTVCDRQVFPLFHHQDPGDPEPGIRTEAGTVGEAGGAGDAGAGAGAGAGAGTAAAPAPAPGAGAGAEAADPVPGGVAAAEGNQTEPGSQDYSLLQAYYNQESKVLYLLLTSICDNYQLLRACRALQSGEAGGGLSLPHAETHEFWKHQEKLQCLSLLYLFSVCHILLLVHPTCSFDITYDRVFRALDGLRQKVLPLLKTAIKDCPVGKDWKLNCRPCPPRLLFLFQLNGALKVEPPRNQDPAHPDKPKKHSPKRRLQHALEDQIYRIFRKSRVLTNQSINCLFTVPANQAFVYIVPGSQEEDPVGMLLDQLRSHCTVKDPESLLVPAPLSGPRRYQVMRQHNRQQLSFHVDSSSSSSSGQLVDFTLREFLWQHVELVLSKKGFDDSVGRNPQPSHFELPTYQKWISAASKLYEVAIDGKEEDLGSPTGELTSKILSSIKVLEGFLDIDTKFSENRCQKALPMAHSAYQSNLPHNYTMTVHKNQLAQALRVYSQHARGPAFHKYAMQLHEDCYKFWSNGHQLCEERSLTDQHCVHKFHSLPKSGEKPEADRNPPVLYHNSRARSTGACNCGRKQAPRDDPFDIKAANYDFYQLLEEKCCGKLDHINFPVFEPSTPDPAPAKNESSPALPDADADKLKEKEPQTQGESTSLSLALSLGQSTDSLGTYPADPQAGGDNPEVHGQGEVKTEKRPNLIDRQASTVEYLPGMLHSNCPKGLLPKFSSWSLVKLGPAKSYNFHTGLDQQGFIPGTNYLMPWDIVIRTRAEDEGDLDTNSWPAPNKAIPGKRSAVVMGRGRRRDDIARAFVGFEYEDSRGRRFMCSGPDKIMKVMGSGPKESALKALNSDMPLYILSSSQGRGLKPHYAQLMRLFVVVPDAPLQIILMPQVQPGPPPCPVFYPEKQEITLPPDGLWVLRFPYAYVTERGPCFPPKENVQLMSYKVLRGVLKAVTQ